The Arctopsyche grandis isolate Sample6627 chromosome 10, ASM5162203v2, whole genome shotgun sequence genome window below encodes:
- the Arf6 gene encoding ADP-ribosylation factor 6 isoform X2, which produces MGKLLSKIFGNKEMRILMLGLDAAGKTTILYKLKLGQSVTTIPTVGFNVETVTYKNVKFNVWDVGGQDKIRPLWRHYYTGTQGLIFVVDCADRDRIDEARQELHRIINDREMRDAIILIFANKQDLPDAMKPHEIQEKLGLTRIRDRNWYVQPSCATTGDGLYEGLTWLTS; this is translated from the exons ATGGGGAAGCTATTGTCAAAGATATTTGGCAATAAGGAGATGCGAATTCTTATGCTGGGATTAGATGCAGCAGGAAAGACTA CTATATTGTACAAATTAAAATTGGGTCAGTCCGTGACTACAATTCCAACGGTAGGGTTCAACGTAGAAACGGTGacgtataaaaatgtaaaattcaatGTATGGGACGTCGGCGGGCAAGATAAAATAAGACCACTATGGAGGCATTATTATACGG GTACGCAAGGCCTCATATTCGTGGTGGATTGCGCCGATAGGGATCGCATAGACGAAGCGCGACAGGAATTACATCGAATAATCAACGATCGCGAAATGCGTGATGCAATTATACTTATTTTCGCTAATAAGCAGGACTTGCCCGATG CTATGAAACCCCACGAGATTCAAGAAAAGTTGGGGTTGACTCGTATTCGAGATCGCAACTGGTATGTCCAGCCGTCATGTGCCACGACCGGAGACGGTCTTTACGAAGGACTCACTTGGCTCACAA GTTGA
- the Arf6 gene encoding ADP-ribosylation factor 6 isoform X1, protein MGKLLSKIFGNKEMRILMLGLDAAGKTTILYKLKLGQSVTTIPTVGFNVETVTYKNVKFNVWDVGGQDKIRPLWRHYYTGTQGLIFVVDCADRDRIDEARQELHRIINDREMRDAIILIFANKQDLPDAMKPHEIQEKLGLTRIRDRNWYVQPSCATTGDGLYEGLTWLTSNHKL, encoded by the exons ATGGGGAAGCTATTGTCAAAGATATTTGGCAATAAGGAGATGCGAATTCTTATGCTGGGATTAGATGCAGCAGGAAAGACTA CTATATTGTACAAATTAAAATTGGGTCAGTCCGTGACTACAATTCCAACGGTAGGGTTCAACGTAGAAACGGTGacgtataaaaatgtaaaattcaatGTATGGGACGTCGGCGGGCAAGATAAAATAAGACCACTATGGAGGCATTATTATACGG GTACGCAAGGCCTCATATTCGTGGTGGATTGCGCCGATAGGGATCGCATAGACGAAGCGCGACAGGAATTACATCGAATAATCAACGATCGCGAAATGCGTGATGCAATTATACTTATTTTCGCTAATAAGCAGGACTTGCCCGATG CTATGAAACCCCACGAGATTCAAGAAAAGTTGGGGTTGACTCGTATTCGAGATCGCAACTGGTATGTCCAGCCGTCATGTGCCACGACCGGAGACGGTCTTTACGAAGGACTCACTTGGCTCACAAGTAACCACAAATTATGA